Proteins co-encoded in one Capnocytophaga ochracea DSM 7271 genomic window:
- a CDS encoding DUF6922 domain-containing protein, which yields MLFDDWKDKDPLEVSPTLLWDYDLSTFDWEKGKVIVVQRIVERGWDNDFYAAMQLYGGLEAFIEIVKQVPYLNERDMNFVSKAFQIDLNDLQCYKNKQYREQLLNS from the coding sequence ATGCTTTTTGATGATTGGAAAGACAAAGACCCTTTAGAAGTTTCTCCTACTTTACTTTGGGACTACGACCTCTCTACCTTTGATTGGGAGAAAGGTAAAGTAATAGTCGTACAACGCATTGTAGAAAGGGGGTGGGACAACGATTTTTATGCCGCTATGCAATTGTATGGAGGCTTGGAAGCGTTTATAGAAATAGTAAAACAAGTGCCTTACCTAAACGAAAGAGATATGAATTTCGTTTCAAAGGCATTTCAAATAGATTTAAACGATTTACAATGTTACAAGAACAAACAGTACCGGGAGCAACTTTTGAACTCCTGA
- a CDS encoding nucleotidyl transferase AbiEii/AbiGii toxin family protein has translation MLQEQTVPGATFELLKILMKDEKLNKFYLAGGTAIALYLGHRTSIDLDLFSLEDFDNTELEFYLSQQYNFLTDNKARSTLKGSIEGVKIDFITFNTPLCEQIQNIGGIRLFSLQDIIAMKLLAIADNGTRLKDFIDIAYLSMQFSFDEMLSFVAYKFPNKNLQIYRKALLFHNDIYFDVPIQLTEKKYQWGKIAKRLDEMVTSPKKVFEHSPL, from the coding sequence ATGTTACAAGAACAAACAGTACCGGGAGCAACTTTTGAACTCCTGAAAATCTTGATGAAAGATGAAAAGCTGAATAAATTCTATTTAGCTGGAGGTACTGCTATAGCCCTGTATTTAGGACATCGCACTAGTATTGATTTAGATTTGTTTTCGTTAGAAGATTTTGATAATACTGAATTAGAGTTCTATCTATCTCAGCAATATAACTTTCTTACTGACAATAAGGCTCGCAGTACTCTAAAAGGAAGTATAGAAGGAGTTAAAATAGACTTTATTACTTTTAATACTCCTTTGTGCGAACAGATACAAAACATAGGAGGTATAAGGCTATTCAGTTTGCAGGATATTATTGCAATGAAACTCTTAGCTATTGCCGATAATGGTACGCGGTTGAAAGATTTTATTGATATAGCCTATTTGTCGATGCAATTTTCTTTTGATGAGATGCTCTCATTTGTAGCTTATAAATTTCCTAATAAAAATCTACAAATATACCGAAAAGCTCTTTTGTTTCATAATGATATTTATTTTGATGTCCCTATTCAACTCACTGAAAAGAAATACCAATGGGGAAAGATAGCAAAACGCCTCGATGAAATGGTTACTTCTCCTAAGAAAGTTTTTGAACATTCGCCTTTGTAA
- a CDS encoding UDP-N-acetylmuramoyl-L-alanyl-D-glutamate--2,6-diaminopimelate ligase, translated as MNLKTLLKNITIKTSLYVEDKDITSVCFDSRKAEKGSMFVAITGTQSNGHEYIDQAIRSGATAIVCEQLPQQPLPGVSYIVVPNSHSALALIAANFYGNPSEKLILVGVTGTNGKTTIATLLYQLFRKAGQKAGLLSTVAVYVDDQCFEATHTTPDPLQLNHYLHLMVEQGVKYCFMEVSSHGIDQHRTEGLQFAGGIFTNLTRDHLDYHKTFAAYRDVKKRFFDALPATAFALVNNDDKNGAFMLQNTKAQKKTYALKTHADYKAYIIESRFDGLLLRINQHEVWTKLIGEFNAYNLLAVYATATLLSIDEIEALTLISAIEPVAGRFQYAVSATGVITIVDYAHTPDALENVLKTINDIRTHNETLTTVVGCGGNRDKGKRPIMADIATTLSDNVILTSDNPRNEEPETILSEMQQGVQPQYFHKVQTITDRRQAIQSVCKNAKKGDIILIAGKGHETYQEIKGVRHHFDDFEIVREYLELYKK; from the coding sequence ATGAACTTAAAAACATTACTTAAAAACATCACTATAAAAACTTCCCTTTATGTGGAAGATAAAGATATTACCTCCGTTTGCTTCGACTCTCGAAAGGCGGAAAAAGGAAGTATGTTTGTTGCCATCACGGGTACGCAATCTAACGGACACGAATACATAGACCAAGCTATACGCAGTGGCGCAACCGCTATTGTATGTGAGCAATTACCTCAACAACCTTTGCCTGGTGTAAGTTATATAGTAGTCCCCAATAGTCATAGTGCTTTAGCCTTGATTGCAGCTAACTTCTATGGCAATCCTTCTGAAAAACTTATCTTAGTAGGCGTAACAGGCACTAACGGAAAGACTACCATTGCAACGCTTCTCTACCAATTGTTTAGAAAAGCAGGACAAAAAGCGGGGTTGCTCTCCACAGTGGCGGTATACGTAGACGACCAGTGCTTTGAAGCAACTCACACTACCCCCGACCCTCTTCAACTGAATCATTATCTGCACTTAATGGTAGAACAAGGGGTGAAATATTGCTTTATGGAAGTGAGCTCTCACGGCATCGACCAGCATCGTACTGAAGGACTACAGTTCGCAGGAGGTATCTTCACTAACCTCACCCGCGACCACCTCGATTATCACAAGACCTTCGCTGCCTATCGCGATGTGAAAAAGCGCTTCTTTGATGCGTTACCCGCTACCGCTTTTGCCTTAGTAAACAACGATGATAAGAATGGGGCTTTTATGCTACAAAATACCAAAGCCCAAAAGAAAACATACGCACTCAAAACTCACGCAGATTATAAGGCATATATCATTGAGAGCAGATTTGACGGCTTGCTGTTGCGTATCAATCAGCACGAGGTATGGACAAAACTCATAGGTGAGTTTAATGCTTATAACCTTTTGGCGGTATATGCTACAGCTACTCTATTGAGTATTGACGAAATTGAGGCTCTTACTCTTATCAGCGCCATAGAACCTGTGGCAGGACGTTTTCAGTATGCAGTATCGGCTACGGGAGTGATTACCATAGTGGATTATGCTCATACCCCCGATGCCCTTGAAAACGTTCTGAAAACCATTAACGATATACGCACTCACAACGAGACCCTCACTACTGTAGTGGGCTGTGGAGGCAATCGCGACAAAGGTAAACGTCCTATAATGGCTGATATAGCTACAACCCTCAGCGATAATGTAATCCTCACTTCCGACAATCCTCGCAACGAAGAACCTGAGACAATTCTTTCCGAAATGCAACAAGGGGTACAGCCACAATACTTTCACAAAGTACAAACCATCACCGACCGTCGTCAGGCAATACAATCCGTTTGCAAGAATGCCAAAAAGGGAGACATCATTCTCATCGCCGGTAAGGGACACGAAACTTACCAAGAAATTAAAGGCGTTAGACACCATTTCGACGACTTTGAAATTGTACGGGAATACTTGGAGCTCTATAAGAAATAA